Proteins found in one Paenibacillus borealis genomic segment:
- a CDS encoding glycoside hydrolase family 88/105 protein produces MIQVDFNREEILSIIDKVTNKTLAMDLTWDWPCGVAYYGVSRAYQTTGNKEYLDRLVKWADEYIELGLPDWTVNTCAMGHMLITLYEATGEQKYWDIAMSKVEYIRKNALRFGDNVLQHTVSVSNDFPEQAWADTLFMAAFFLLRVGSKLKDQELIQDALNQYYWHIKYLQDPGTGFWFHGYNNVKQDHMSGLYWGRANAWGAYTMSQVKPLLKDWYLYPQCMDVECSLRDQLAALKLVQTENGLWRTVLDDEESYEEVSASCGIAAAMINNGNPLHTKYVQKALKGILANISEDGRVLGVSGGTAVMKDREGYRNIPKDWIQGWGQGLALAFLSDMLK; encoded by the coding sequence ATGATTCAAGTGGATTTCAACAGGGAAGAGATTCTAAGCATTATCGACAAGGTCACCAACAAAACACTGGCGATGGACTTAACATGGGACTGGCCTTGCGGCGTAGCTTATTATGGGGTATCCAGAGCTTATCAGACTACAGGGAACAAAGAGTACCTGGACAGACTGGTGAAGTGGGCGGATGAATATATCGAGCTGGGGCTGCCGGACTGGACGGTTAACACTTGTGCCATGGGCCATATGCTGATCACCTTGTATGAAGCGACAGGGGAGCAGAAATATTGGGATATTGCCATGAGCAAGGTGGAATACATCCGGAAAAATGCGCTGCGGTTCGGAGACAATGTGCTGCAGCATACGGTATCTGTTTCTAATGATTTCCCGGAACAGGCTTGGGCGGATACGCTGTTTATGGCGGCATTTTTCCTACTGCGTGTGGGCAGTAAGCTGAAGGATCAGGAGCTGATCCAGGATGCCCTCAACCAATACTACTGGCATATCAAATACCTGCAGGATCCTGGCACCGGCTTCTGGTTCCATGGCTACAACAATGTGAAGCAGGATCATATGTCCGGATTATACTGGGGCAGAGCGAACGCCTGGGGTGCGTATACGATGTCGCAGGTGAAGCCGCTTTTGAAGGACTGGTATTTGTATCCGCAGTGTATGGACGTGGAATGCTCGCTCCGTGATCAGCTGGCGGCGCTGAAGCTTGTCCAGACGGAGAACGGCTTGTGGCGTACGGTGCTGGATGATGAGGAATCTTATGAAGAAGTATCGGCATCCTGCGGCATTGCGGCGGCGATGATCAACAACGGCAATCCGCTGCACACCAAATATGTACAAAAGGCTCTAAAGGGCATTCTTGCAAACATCAGCGAAGACGGACGTGTACTGGGCGTATCCGGCGGCACAGCCGTAATGAAGGACCGCGAAGGGTACCGCAATATTCCAAAAGACTGGATTCAAGGCTGGGGACAAGGCTTAGCGCTTGCATTCTTGTCCGATATGCTTAAATAG
- a CDS encoding helix-turn-helix domain-containing protein, which translates to MPRKKKPVIEYRHYSLPIHFPVLLLSGERWKISDIKSEHLHFHNHLEIGICYSDSGIMEIKGESVPFTAGDVTFLPRYLPHTTYSSPGEASLWSYLFFSPEDLFQHSFKSAYSNFEPNLWAVLGKNCILNKDKHPMVYSLATSIVEELQQQKPYYQESAYGLLLSLYIELLRIHSTNEALTDQEAGHSLKGDFVISPALEYITRNYMLPMTIDFLADLCHLSTTHFRRKFHEMMGTAPLDFLSSTRIEEACKQLKSTEDSILEISEKVGFHSISSFNRCFSKLMGTSPKEWRKSAQSETQSAKASILEFTGWV; encoded by the coding sequence ATGCCCAGAAAAAAGAAACCCGTCATCGAGTACCGCCACTACAGCCTGCCAATCCATTTCCCTGTGCTGCTGTTAAGCGGGGAACGCTGGAAGATCTCCGATATCAAGAGCGAGCACCTGCATTTCCACAACCATCTGGAGATTGGGATTTGCTATTCGGATAGCGGCATCATGGAGATTAAGGGAGAGTCTGTACCTTTTACAGCCGGTGATGTGACTTTCCTCCCCCGGTATCTTCCCCATACGACGTACAGCTCGCCGGGTGAGGCCAGTCTGTGGTCTTATCTTTTTTTCTCGCCGGAGGACCTCTTTCAGCATTCCTTCAAAAGCGCCTATAGCAACTTCGAGCCGAATTTGTGGGCGGTGCTGGGGAAGAACTGTATCCTGAATAAGGATAAGCACCCCATGGTGTACAGCCTTGCCACGTCGATCGTAGAAGAATTGCAGCAGCAGAAGCCTTATTATCAGGAGAGTGCCTATGGCCTATTGCTGTCCCTGTATATTGAACTGCTCCGAATCCATTCCACGAATGAGGCTCTGACCGATCAGGAAGCTGGGCATAGTCTGAAGGGCGACTTCGTCATCTCCCCGGCGCTGGAGTATATCACCAGGAACTATATGCTGCCGATGACCATCGACTTCCTGGCTGACCTGTGCCACCTGAGCACCACCCACTTCCGCCGCAAATTCCATGAAATGATGGGCACCGCTCCCCTTGATTTCCTGAGCAGTACCCGGATCGAAGAGGCCTGTAAGCAGCTAAAGAGCACTGAGGATTCTATTCTTGAGATATCTGAAAAGGTGGGGTTTCATTCCATCTCCAGCTTCAACCGCTGTTTCTCTAAGCTAATGGGCACGTCACCCAAGGAATGGCGTAAGAGTGCACAGTCCGAGACACAGTCGGCGAAGGCAAGTATTCTGGAATTTACGGGGTGGGTATGA
- a CDS encoding S-layer homology domain-containing protein has translation MLKKIGKIGLALVLILGLLPIMSLRVYAAVPSFNETTDFVIEPPVTYSAGKNLSAAQGLPDGGTAVLLNSFVYEGNTYVSSNFLRIFDNTGTLITDINLSSLMDTYYKMTDVNMLVLNNGNLLITYNKSDAGENNLQLGTVTESTPNTYFMVLDKAGHKVTTQTQINTFSDGSLPQLTRFVSATELSDGNIAFSWQRNDNVSTATRVFTVGGTPVSSETLLVKYNASMSYVSAGDGVYMVAYNSGASADYIYLKVFSNSGTLIKTIDVGARTNEKQLYLSTLNNGDFMFSQYYWVNDRSTVSLYDNAGNSQGGFEVNGYLGEASAAVYKDGAQPGFVTVSTDPISNAVINEAYNYGTEWSGTQYAYLNYYDYGGNLILTSDQPVDSAPVVFQGYDEDSWMFDVEYYPKFALYPAFGDKVVLIKTDNTDATNYRIIGKLFDTEPSTPVALLSAAADGVAGTTTSTKIDLTFDTAIAGLTADDITITNGAGSAVKGTLSGSGTDWSIGLTSVTTEGDVSVAVNSPSGYTISGSPMTVTVSLFTALPEATPAAVIDYAAEQLTGLTANGSYTVNGTLAVTATAEGKLAIDSSWLGMSLNIVKKGNGSTTIDSAAQTVNIPVRPAAPTGLAATDETAISAEDGTLTGVSTTMEYKRGIAGAWVNVAGTTVTELAPDTYYVRTKGTSSAFVSEAQSVTVAAFVPTQEATPAAVIDYAAEQLTGLTANGSYTVNGTLAVTATAEGKLAIDSSWLGTQLSIVKKGNGSTTIDSAAQTVNIPVRPAAPAGLAATDETAISAEDGTLTGVSTTMEYKRGIAGAWVNVAGTTVTELAPDTYYVRTKGTSSAFVSEAQSVTVAAFVPTQEATPAAVIDYAAEQLTGLTANGSYTVNGTQAVTATAEGKLAIDSSWLGTPLSIVKKGNGSTTIDSVAQTVNIPVRPAAPAGVAATDETKINGNDGTLTNVTSAMEYKKGTLGAWVDVTGTTVTELAPDTYYIRTKVTSVVFASEAQSVTVAAFVPTQEATPAAVIDYAAEQLTGLTANGSYTVNGTLAVTATADGKLAIDSSWLGTPLSIVKKGNGSTTIDSAAQTVNIPVRPAAPTGVLGTDETALNANDGTLTNVTTAMEYKKGTAGTWIDVTGTTVTALVPDTYYVRTKATTTAFISASVQLTVLSFTATAEATPAAEIDYAAEQLTGLAPNGAYTINGTQAVTATADGKLALDSNWLGTSLSIVKKGNASTTTDSAVQTLSLPSRPAAPVGVTVTDVTYNGANDGTLQNLTVQMEYKIGSSGLWTDVADTILTGLAPGTYYVREKATATAFASNAAQITVHDSNAVIPAAPEVTADDQNNTIVGLDTSMEFSVDDGSFIRYDGTNLPDLNGEHTVKVRVASSGSVPAGPATTLTFTINAPIPAEGLSVSASDPSGAANNGYTQINVTPAPAAGHKLLYKNFGTGSVVVPNVGDILSGYTLIGMDGLIPAANGDMLGIAEADADDKVIKYGSATAVVVAAEPVTPDPDPVSPGTGSNPGSGTSTGNAASNVTDVIVLVNGKEENAGKATTTTSGNLKITTIAVDPAKLQAKLDAEGNGAVVTIPMMLDSNIIIAELNGQMIKNMENVSATLVLQTSKGTYTLPASEINIGALAERLGNGMKLEDITLRITIGEAPASMNQVVTAAAGRGGFTLIAPPIDFTVTASYGTSIVEVNRFNAYVERTVALPDGIDPNRITTGIVVDPDGTVRHVPTRLVRKDGRYYADIKSLTNSSYAVVWHPLTFADVDNHWAKNAVNDMGSRLVINGVNETTFNPDADITRAEFAAIIVRGLGLKLEEGPSAFADIPADSWYAAVVETASEYGLITGFEDGTFRPDARITREQAMNIIAKAMKLTGLAEQTGPVDTASVLAAFTDAGSVGAWAGESLALAAKAGLITGRGGSKLEAKDNVTRAEVAVLIQRLLQKSELID, from the coding sequence ATGTTAAAAAAGATAGGGAAGATAGGTTTGGCTCTAGTGTTAATCCTTGGGCTGCTGCCTATTATGTCACTCCGGGTTTACGCTGCCGTGCCTTCATTTAATGAAACAACAGATTTTGTGATTGAGCCTCCGGTTACATACAGTGCAGGCAAGAATCTTTCTGCTGCCCAGGGTCTTCCGGACGGAGGCACAGCAGTATTGCTGAACTCATTTGTTTATGAAGGCAATACTTATGTTTCGTCAAATTTTCTGAGGATATTTGATAATACGGGAACGCTCATAACGGATATTAATCTGAGCAGTTTGATGGACACTTATTACAAAATGACTGATGTAAATATGCTTGTGCTAAATAACGGTAATCTATTGATTACGTACAACAAAAGCGACGCGGGCGAAAATAATCTGCAATTGGGCACAGTTACGGAGAGCACTCCTAATACCTATTTCATGGTGCTTGATAAAGCGGGGCACAAAGTAACCACCCAGACTCAGATAAATACATTTAGTGATGGAAGTCTTCCGCAACTTACGCGTTTTGTATCTGCTACGGAATTGTCGGACGGCAATATAGCCTTTTCCTGGCAGAGAAATGATAATGTTAGCACAGCTACGCGTGTGTTCACTGTTGGAGGGACACCTGTTTCAAGCGAAACCCTTCTAGTAAAATATAATGCGAGCATGTCTTATGTATCCGCCGGGGATGGCGTATATATGGTTGCTTACAATTCAGGAGCCTCAGCCGATTACATCTATCTGAAGGTATTCAGTAACAGCGGAACGCTCATAAAAACAATTGATGTAGGAGCAAGAACGAATGAGAAACAACTGTATCTGTCTACGCTGAACAACGGGGATTTCATGTTCAGCCAATATTACTGGGTGAATGACAGATCCACGGTCTCTTTATATGACAACGCGGGTAACAGTCAAGGCGGATTCGAGGTAAACGGCTACCTGGGTGAAGCTTCGGCTGCAGTCTATAAGGATGGTGCACAGCCCGGGTTCGTAACAGTAAGCACAGATCCGATCTCCAATGCTGTCATCAACGAAGCGTACAATTACGGTACAGAGTGGTCAGGAACTCAGTATGCTTACCTGAATTATTATGACTACGGCGGTAATCTGATTTTAACGTCGGATCAGCCAGTGGATTCCGCTCCCGTGGTATTTCAGGGATATGATGAGGACAGCTGGATGTTCGATGTGGAATATTATCCGAAATTCGCTTTGTATCCCGCCTTTGGCGATAAAGTTGTTCTGATCAAAACAGATAATACAGATGCCACGAATTATAGAATAATTGGTAAATTGTTTGATACAGAGCCTTCAACTCCGGTTGCGCTGCTATCAGCGGCAGCTGACGGCGTAGCCGGAACAACAACATCGACGAAAATTGATCTGACCTTCGATACTGCGATTGCCGGGCTGACGGCAGACGATATCACAATTACGAATGGAGCAGGCTCTGCGGTAAAAGGAACGTTGAGCGGATCAGGGACAGATTGGAGCATCGGGCTTACTTCAGTGACAACTGAAGGAGACGTATCGGTGGCGGTAAATTCGCCAAGCGGATACACGATCAGCGGTTCGCCGATGACGGTAACTGTATCGCTGTTCACAGCATTGCCGGAAGCGACCCCGGCAGCAGTCATAGACTATGCAGCTGAGCAGCTGACGGGATTGACGGCGAACGGTTCATATACGGTGAACGGTACGCTGGCAGTAACGGCGACAGCCGAGGGTAAACTGGCTATAGATAGCAGCTGGCTGGGAATGTCACTGAACATAGTGAAAAAAGGTAACGGTTCGACGACAATAGATAGTGCGGCGCAGACGGTGAACATCCCTGTTCGTCCGGCAGCACCTACTGGTTTGGCGGCGACAGATGAAACGGCGATAAGTGCCGAAGACGGCACATTGACTGGCGTAAGCACGACGATGGAATACAAGAGAGGCATTGCAGGCGCATGGGTGAATGTTGCAGGAACAACCGTAACAGAGCTTGCACCGGACACGTACTACGTCCGGACGAAGGGAACATCGTCGGCATTTGTATCAGAAGCACAGAGCGTGACGGTGGCTGCGTTTGTGCCGACGCAGGAAGCGACCCCGGCAGCAGTCATAGACTATGCAGCTGAGCAGCTGACGGGATTGACGGCGAACGGTTCATATACGGTGAACGGTACGTTGGCGGTAACGGCGACCGCAGAGGGGAAGCTGGCTATAGACAGCAGCTGGCTGGGAACACAGCTGAGCATCGTGAAGAAGGGCAATGGTTCAACGACTATAGACAGTGCAGCGCAGACGGTGAATATTCCTGTTCGTCCGGCCGCACCTGCTGGTTTGGCGGCGACAGATGAAACGGCGATAAGTGCCGAAGACGGCACATTGACTGGCGTAAGCACGACGATGGAATACAAGAGAGGCATTGCAGGCGCATGGGTGAATGTTGCAGGAACAACCGTAACAGAGCTTGCACCGGACACGTACTACGTCCGGACGAAGGGAACATCGTCGGCATTTGTATCAGAGGCACAGAGCGTGACGGTGGCTGCGTTTGTGCCAACGCAGGAAGCAACCCCGGCAGCAGTCATAGACTATGCAGCTGAGCAGCTGACGGGATTGACGGCGAACGGTTCATATACGGTGAACGGTACGCAGGCGGTAACGGCGACCGCCGAGGGTAAGCTGGCCATCGACAGCAGCTGGCTGGGAACACCGTTGAGTATCGTGAAGAAAGGTAACGGTTCGACGACTATAGACAGTGTGGCGCAGACGGTGAACATTCCTGTTCGTCCGGCAGCACCAGCTGGTGTGGCGGCGACGGATGAAACGAAAATTAATGGGAACGACGGTACGCTCACGAATGTGACTTCCGCAATGGAATACAAGAAGGGTACGTTAGGCGCCTGGGTGGATGTTACGGGCACAACCGTGACAGAACTTGCACCGGACACGTACTATATCCGGACGAAAGTAACTTCGGTGGTGTTTGCCTCAGAAGCACAGAGCGTGACGGTGGCTGCGTTTGTGCCAACGCAGGAAGCGACCCCGGCAGCAGTCATTGACTATGCAGCTGAGCAGCTGACGGGATTGACGGCGAACGGTTCATATACGGTGAACGGTACGCTGGCGGTAACGGCGACCGCGGATGGCAAGCTGGCCATCGACAGCAGCTGGCTGGGAACACCGTTGAGCATCGTGAAGAAGGGCAATGGTTCAACGACTATAGACAGTGCAGCGCAGACGGTGAATATTCCTGTTCGTCCGGCAGCACCTACTGGTGTATTGGGGACGGATGAAACAGCATTGAATGCTAACGATGGTACACTGACGAACGTAACGACCGCAATGGAATACAAGAAGGGTACAGCAGGTACATGGATAGATGTTACGGGCACAACCGTAACAGCACTTGTTCCGGACACGTACTACGTCCGGACAAAAGCGACAACAACGGCGTTCATCTCGGCTTCGGTGCAACTGACGGTATTGTCGTTCACGGCAACGGCAGAAGCAACCCCAGCAGCTGAAATAGACTATGCGGCAGAGCAGCTGACGGGCTTAGCGCCAAACGGCGCGTACACGATTAACGGTACACAGGCAGTAACGGCGACAGCCGATGGTAAGTTGGCACTTGATAGCAACTGGCTGGGAACATCACTTAGCATCGTGAAGAAGGGTAATGCTTCGACGACTACAGACAGTGCAGTGCAGACGTTAAGTCTTCCTTCCCGTCCGGCAGCTCCGGTTGGTGTGACTGTAACAGATGTGACATACAACGGGGCGAATGATGGCACCCTGCAGAATTTGACAGTCCAGATGGAGTACAAGATCGGCAGCTCAGGCCTTTGGACAGATGTAGCAGACACAATCCTTACTGGCCTTGCACCGGGCACGTATTATGTACGGGAGAAAGCAACGGCAACAGCATTCGCTTCTAATGCTGCTCAGATTACCGTTCATGACTCGAATGCAGTCATTCCGGCTGCACCTGAAGTGACAGCAGATGACCAGAACAATACGATTGTTGGTCTGGACACAAGCATGGAATTCTCAGTGGACGACGGATCTTTCATACGTTACGACGGAACGAACCTGCCGGACTTGAATGGTGAGCACACCGTTAAGGTACGGGTTGCATCCAGCGGATCTGTTCCGGCGGGACCGGCAACTACGCTGACATTCACAATTAATGCGCCTATCCCTGCGGAAGGCTTGTCTGTGAGTGCCAGCGATCCAAGTGGCGCTGCAAATAACGGCTATACGCAAATCAACGTAACGCCTGCACCAGCCGCAGGGCATAAGCTCCTGTACAAGAACTTTGGTACTGGCAGTGTCGTTGTACCGAATGTAGGAGACATCCTGAGCGGATACACACTTATAGGAATGGATGGTCTGATTCCTGCAGCCAATGGCGATATGCTTGGGATTGCAGAAGCAGATGCTGATGATAAGGTGATCAAGTACGGCAGCGCAACAGCGGTTGTTGTCGCGGCTGAACCTGTAACGCCAGATCCCGACCCGGTCAGTCCGGGAACCGGAAGCAATCCGGGCAGCGGAACCAGCACTGGTAACGCGGCAAGCAATGTTACCGATGTGATCGTCCTTGTTAACGGCAAGGAAGAGAACGCGGGCAAAGCCACAACAACGACTTCCGGAAACTTGAAGATAACTACTATCGCTGTTGATCCGGCGAAGCTTCAAGCGAAGTTGGATGCGGAAGGTAATGGCGCTGTAGTTACAATTCCGATGATGCTGGATTCCAACATCATCATCGCGGAGTTGAACGGCCAGATGATTAAGAACATGGAGAATGTATCAGCTACCCTGGTGCTTCAAACAAGCAAAGGGACTTACACTTTGCCGGCATCAGAAATCAACATTGGTGCATTAGCTGAAAGGCTCGGAAACGGAATGAAGCTGGAAGACATTACACTACGGATTACGATTGGCGAAGCTCCGGCATCCATGAACCAGGTAGTGACAGCTGCTGCAGGCAGAGGGGGCTTTACCCTTATTGCACCGCCAATAGATTTCACGGTTACCGCTTCTTACGGTACATCTATAGTGGAGGTCAACCGGTTCAATGCTTACGTGGAGCGGACAGTAGCTCTTCCGGATGGTATTGACCCTAACCGGATTACGACGGGCATCGTCGTAGATCCGGATGGTACAGTGCGCCATGTGCCGACCAGACTCGTCCGGAAAGACGGCAGATATTACGCAGATATCAAGAGCTTGACGAACAGCTCGTATGCTGTGGTCTGGCATCCGCTGACTTTCGCGGATGTGGACAATCACTGGGCGAAGAACGCAGTGAACGATATGGGATCGCGTCTGGTCATTAACGGTGTGAACGAAACGACCTTCAACCCGGACGCAGATATCACCCGTGCAGAGTTCGCAGCGATTATCGTACGTGGTCTGGGATTGAAGCTTGAGGAAGGGCCATCGGCGTTTGCAGATATTCCAGCAGATAGCTGGTATGCAGCGGTGGTCGAAACAGCATCCGAATACGGTCTGATCACCGGTTTCGAGGACGGAACCTTCCGTCCGGATGCCCGGATCACACGTGAGCAGGCGATGAACATTATCGCCAAGGCGATGAAGCTGACAGGTCTTGCTGAGCAGACCGGTCCTGTTGACACAGCAAGCGTACTCGCAGCCTTTACGGATGCAGGGAGCGTAGGTGCATGGGCCGGGGAGAGCCTGGCGCTTGCAGCCAAGGCCGGATTGATCACCGGCCGGGGCGGCAGCAAGCTGGAGGCAAAGGATAATGTCACCCGCGCGGAAGTGGCAGTGCTGATTCAGCGGTTGCTGCAGAAGTCGGAATTAATTGATTAA
- a CDS encoding IS3 family transposase → MNNKGEKSILADKIHELNKQVPAKEEELSVLQKSRAYLPQSKAQRFQFIEDHSSEFSVEKLCSILEVSRSGFYKWRSTEVSSQAKRKALLLKRVAYLFEANHGQYGSPRITLLLREEGYIISERTVGKYMRELGLRASYSKQADKNLEE, encoded by the coding sequence ATGAATAATAAGGGTGAAAAGTCTATCCTTGCAGACAAGATTCACGAATTGAACAAGCAGGTGCCGGCAAAAGAAGAGGAGCTTTCCGTCCTACAAAAGAGCCGCGCATATCTTCCGCAATCTAAAGCACAGAGATTTCAGTTCATCGAAGACCATAGCTCCGAATTTTCGGTAGAGAAGCTGTGCAGCATTCTTGAAGTATCACGGAGCGGATTTTACAAATGGAGAAGCACCGAAGTCAGCTCTCAGGCGAAGCGTAAAGCCTTACTGCTAAAGCGGGTCGCTTACCTCTTTGAGGCTAACCACGGCCAGTACGGCAGTCCAAGAATCACCCTCCTCTTAAGGGAAGAGGGCTATATTATTAGCGAGCGGACAGTAGGAAAGTACATGCGGGAACTTGGTTTACGTGCGTCGTATTCCAAGCAGGCGGATAAGAACCTGGAGGAATAA
- the gnpA gene encoding 1,3-beta-galactosyl-N-acetylhexosamine phosphorylase, producing the protein MSKPSTGAFTLPGESGYEALTLELAERWGADVIRDSDGTQLSDEIINAGYGIYSTICIIRDHNEWASQNPDKLQQSFLITNPKVAVQDYLSVYLMEDFFAEQFRVNDSREAYKYWQVYDRTTGEEVPREQWNYDRESGNVVLTGIVPWHKYTVSFMAYRIWEEISMYNHTTNNWNKEHLMQIDPMYTDTQKYLLGWMEEWCEQHKETTVVRFTSLFYNFAWIWGSSERNRHLFSDWGSYDFTVSARGLDLFAQKYGYPLTAEDFVNGGKYRVSHIPAEQRKLDYMAFINDFVIEFGKQLIDIVHKHDKLAYVFYDDSWVGAEPYNDRFGEFGFDGMIKCVFSGYEARLCSGVKVDTHEIRLHPYLFPVGLGGAPTFMEGGNPTLDAKKYWINIRRALLREPIDRIGLGGYLHLVEPYPDFCDYIEKIANEFREIKELHHQGKPYHIKTKVAILHSWGKLRSWTLSGHFHETYMHDLIHINEALSGLPVEVQFIDFEDIRQGVLQNIDVVINAGSAGTAWSGGDYWKDSKSVDILTKWVYEGGTFIGVNQPSAVEGYDSYFRMAHVLGVDEDTGARVAHGKWAYEVQAEQGLVPDGASITPKNSIYLTDGSAAVLREADGKITLSANSFGKGKGIYLSSLEFNWANTRLLLNLIRYAGKELQESKYIPDNLYTECAYYPESKMLVVINNSDQLQKTTIDTEYGVQTLELAPFDTVIKTIGE; encoded by the coding sequence TTGTCCAAACCATCAACAGGAGCTTTCACACTGCCGGGAGAATCCGGTTACGAAGCGCTAACGCTTGAACTTGCTGAACGCTGGGGTGCCGATGTTATCCGTGACAGTGACGGCACGCAGTTATCCGATGAGATTATCAATGCCGGATACGGCATTTATTCTACGATCTGTATCATCCGGGATCATAATGAATGGGCGTCGCAGAACCCGGATAAGCTGCAGCAGAGCTTCCTTATTACCAATCCGAAGGTGGCTGTGCAGGATTATTTATCGGTCTACCTGATGGAGGATTTCTTCGCTGAACAATTCCGGGTGAATGATTCCCGTGAGGCGTATAAGTACTGGCAGGTGTACGACCGGACGACCGGTGAGGAAGTGCCGAGAGAGCAGTGGAATTACGACCGGGAATCAGGCAATGTGGTGCTTACCGGAATCGTACCTTGGCATAAGTACACTGTCAGCTTCATGGCCTACCGGATCTGGGAAGAGATTTCGATGTACAATCACACCACGAATAACTGGAACAAAGAGCATCTGATGCAGATTGATCCTATGTATACTGACACGCAGAAATATCTGCTCGGCTGGATGGAAGAATGGTGCGAACAGCATAAGGAAACAACGGTTGTCCGCTTTACTTCCCTGTTCTATAATTTCGCCTGGATCTGGGGCAGCAGTGAGCGTAACCGCCATCTGTTCTCAGACTGGGGTTCCTATGATTTCACGGTGAGTGCCAGAGGTCTGGATCTGTTCGCCCAGAAATACGGCTATCCGCTGACGGCAGAAGATTTCGTGAACGGCGGCAAATACCGTGTCAGTCATATCCCGGCGGAGCAGCGTAAGCTCGACTATATGGCTTTTATCAATGATTTCGTAATTGAATTTGGCAAGCAGTTAATTGATATTGTGCATAAGCATGACAAGCTGGCGTATGTCTTCTACGATGACAGCTGGGTTGGCGCAGAGCCTTACAATGACCGCTTCGGTGAGTTCGGTTTCGACGGAATGATTAAATGTGTGTTCTCGGGATATGAAGCAAGGCTCTGTTCAGGGGTGAAAGTGGATACGCATGAAATCCGGCTGCATCCTTACCTGTTCCCGGTTGGCTTAGGCGGCGCTCCTACCTTCATGGAAGGGGGAAATCCGACACTGGATGCCAAAAAATACTGGATCAACATCCGGCGTGCCCTCCTGCGTGAGCCGATTGACCGGATTGGCCTGGGCGGATATCTGCATCTTGTTGAGCCTTACCCGGATTTCTGTGATTATATCGAGAAGATTGCGAATGAATTCAGAGAGATTAAAGAGCTGCATCACCAAGGCAAGCCTTATCATATCAAGACCAAGGTTGCTATTCTGCACAGCTGGGGTAAGCTGAGATCGTGGACCTTGTCCGGCCACTTCCACGAGACGTATATGCATGATCTGATTCATATTAATGAAGCACTATCCGGCTTGCCGGTTGAGGTACAGTTCATTGATTTCGAGGATATCCGTCAGGGAGTGCTGCAGAATATTGATGTAGTGATTAATGCAGGCAGCGCCGGTACAGCGTGGAGCGGCGGGGACTACTGGAAAGACAGCAAGTCTGTGGATATCCTGACCAAATGGGTGTATGAGGGCGGTACTTTTATCGGGGTTAACCAGCCTTCAGCCGTCGAAGGATATGACAGCTACTTCAGAATGGCGCATGTTCTAGGCGTGGATGAGGACACTGGTGCGCGTGTAGCTCATGGGAAATGGGCATATGAGGTTCAGGCTGAGCAAGGTCTGGTGCCGGATGGCGCCAGCATCACACCGAAGAACAGTATCTATCTTACGGATGGCTCCGCTGCGGTGCTCAGGGAGGCGGACGGCAAAATCACACTGTCTGCGAATAGTTTCGGTAAGGGTAAAGGAATCTACCTGTCTTCCCTCGAATTCAATTGGGCGAATACCCGCCTGCTGCTGAACCTGATCCGCTATGCCGGCAAGGAATTGCAGGAATCGAAATACATTCCGGATAACCTCTATACCGAGTGTGCGTATTATCCGGAGAGCAAGATGCTCGTCGTGATCAATAACAGCGACCAGCTGCAGAAGACTACGATCGATACGGAGTATGGAGTACAAACGTTGGAGTTAGCACCGTTTGATACGGTAATTAAGACTATTGGGGAATAA